DNA from Daucus carota subsp. sativus chromosome 1, DH1 v3.0, whole genome shotgun sequence:
CCTACTTGGTAGATCAGGGAACAGTCAAGTAAGATGTGCACATTCTTTGCTCAATAAAATTCATTGGACAAGTCAATTAACTACTACCTGAGCCTGTTGTCTTGTACCtaaagatataataattatcCATATTAGTATAGCAGTGAGCCTAAGGTCACAATTTCCAGAAAAGAAGTTTTCTGGCCTTTGAGCAATGTAATTTCTCAATGTTTTTTGAGTTACTAAAATAGTTAAGTACTTACTTTAGGGTTTTAGTCATCTCTGTATATAGCCTCGCTATATATGCACTGTGCAATTTTTGGTCAATAGTAGCTTAGAATTACAATTAATTTAAAAGCAGAGAGAATAATGAGAAGACTGCTTGAAGGATGACCATACAACTTTTGGGTGGTGCAGGAGGAGTTAGAAACTTTATTAAATGACTCTGGACAATTACGGACACTCGCTTTCTTATATGCCAGTAAAGGAATGAGCTCGAAGGCCCTTGCTCTATGGCGTATTCTTGCTAGAAATTATTCATCTGAATATCGGAGAGAGTCAACAGATGTAAATAATCAGCAGAATGCTACCAGATTGGTTATCTTTGGGAAGGATTCTGCTGCAATTGAGGCTTCCAGGATTCTTGAGGAGTTGTCTGATCAAGATTTGGTTCTGCAGCATCTAGGATGGGTATGATTGTTGTCGAAGTATTAATAGAAACCCAAGTTTAGTGGCATGTAAGTTAGCTTTATATGCTATTTCTCTTTCTTAGATTGCAGATACTGACCAGCAACTTGCCGTTCAAATTTTAACGTCTGATAAAAGAACTGATCAGCTATCACCTGGTAAGCTTCATGGTCTGGAAAAATTTCTTGATCAGGGTATATTATTTATCTTCTGTCTGCTGCTTTGTAAATTCCACCTTAATTGTATGCAGTTGCTTGAGTTCGTTTCAATCTGTATCACGGCTTCTCAAAAATAATTGTAGATTTGCTATGTGATGACAACATAATTTGATTATTGGTAACCAATGTAACTGttagatatttaaataatttaaactatGGATTATTGTAtttgttattattaaataatatcgaTAATCAATAAAGCATGATGATGGGTTGAAAAATTCCATATACAGTAGAGTCAAGGAATTTCTCAGGGTGTCAGTGTCGACAAGACCAGTGTTATTAAAGGCAAAAAGCGAAGCGAAGCATAAGGGGTCTCTTTGAAGGCTTTTGTAAATGAAGCAcactatatacatacatacatacttacatacatacataaataCATACCTATACATACAtacctatatatatgtgtgtgtaggtCATTCCTCTGTAGAGAACCATGCTGTGTAGAGTCCTTTAAAAAACCATTTTATATAATTCATGTAGAGAACTATTTGGTTCTACTTTAACATCTCatagataatttaaaattaatcatgcttatgcataaaatttgattctaatgtGGTTTACTGATTATACATAACATGCATAAATGATTTAtgcaaaaatttgatttttaaatttggttctACTGCAGGACCACTTTGGACGACTATGGTTCTACTGTAGaattaatttagatattatgaTTACTCCGCAAATTCCGCAAATTCAGTCTTTACCTCATTCTCATACTGAATATCCTCAACCTCGATCTCATTAATTAGCTGCCTTGTAGATGATCCACTGTTGTATGCACTGGCCACTCTTGATTGCTATCTTGATCTATATAATGGGTAGGTTTTAAAGTGCATAAACTCTTGTTTGTATAACGTATTGggctttaaaaaaaatccagcaaaataaaatattggtcCACCCTTTAATCCATATCTCATTAAAACACCCATTTACACAAAATCGCACTTTTTATAGTTTTTTTGTGCGTTGGGCTTCAGCATTAAGAGCACTTTTTGCACGTTGGGCTTCAGCATTAAGCGCACTTTTTATAACCATATTCACAGCCATACTTGTAATATATAAGGGAATCTTTTTCGTGCAATATAGGGATGAGATAAATTTGTctacttaaaaatataattataaatcatatgATCTTATAAAAGATTGCTTTCTATCCACTTATAAAAAACAATCTTTGTGCATCATGTTAATAAATTGCCAACTTTTCACTTTGAAATCCGtctttttctttctatttttttgctaaattgttTGCTATATTGTTTGTTTTCACTTTCTAGAATGCAAGACTATATTTTTCAGTCTTTTGTTTCAAGTTGTACTCCGTTAATCTATTAGATAATAGGTTTCAACCAATAATTTTCTCTGTAATTGAATTTTACAGGATATTGATATAGTTGTATGAGTCTCTTTAAGTTGCATACACTTTCCAGTTTTGGTTAGTAGTGTCCATCACAGGACAATTTGGATTCACTTGTCTTCAAGCCATTCTTGTTTTATCAATAACATATGCTTTTATGGGTATTCTCTAAACAGATGAAGTCATAGCTGCAATTGATCCAAAAAAAGTTGAAATCCTCCAAAGGTATGTCCATTCCAGTTGCTCTTTTGAAGTATCAACCAGATACATGAGTATAGTATAATTTATGCACAAAGGCGATGATAATTCTTGAAGTCCATATATTTTCGTGTTGAAAACTTATTCTTACTTTCCTTGCTATCAATAAGGCGGAACCCTAGTTAGTAACTTCTCCATGTAATATTTTGACCTTTTTAATGGTCTAATCTATATATCATATTGGTTTCTGTTGGTGTTACAATATTTTCGTTTTCTCTTTTATTGACGCTTCTGTTCTGTATAGATTGAATAACTTgctaaatttgaaatttgtattctagttatcTACAGTGGTTGATTGAAGATCAGGACTCTGAAGATGCTCAATTCCATACATCATATGCAATCTTGCTTGCGAAATCCGCACTTGAAAGTTTTGATGAAGAACATGTCTTTCAAAATTCAAGTACCAAAACAATAGGGGAAACAGATACCACCGTTTCTGAAAGGCCGTCAAGTCTTCAATATTCTGTAAGAGAGAGGCTGCAGATATTTTTGCAATCTTCGGATCTGTATGATCCAGAAGAGATTCTTGATTTGATAGAAGGATCAGATTTGTGGCTTGAAAAGGTCCGCTAGCACTATTATCTTTAACCTGGTATCTTCTTTGTTTACTTGTGTACAATTGCAATAAATTCGATATTCGATTATTTCCACTCTTGAATCTCTGGGAAGATCAATCTTTCCTTTCAGCATGATATCAGCTAAAGTATCGGTACTTGACTCTGATTTTTGGAACAGGCAATACTTTATAGGAAACTTGGGCAGGAGACATTAGTACTCCAAATTTTAGCCTTGTAAGTTTGAATTGCTTTTGACATAGTTGTATTTGTACCACTAAAAAGCCTTCCTCCATCATGTTAGCTACACAGTAGAGGATGGATGTCTTCCACTTCCCCCCCAAGCCTTGCATCCCTATCTacctatatatttatgtatctgTAGAGGAGCTTCACTTGCTAAAAAACAATTAGTGATAATTAAATCTGGCTTTTGCACAAATTGATAAAGGGAAAAGGATTAGTATGTTGGTCATTACATTTAGTCGCTCTTCTTTCAGGAAACTAGAGGATAGTGAAGCTGCTGAACAATATTGTGCTGAAATTGGTAGACCAGACGCCTATATGCAGTTCGTTCCTCTCTCACTTTGTCTCTTCTGTTAATAATAGTTTGAATACTTATTACTGGTGGTCTATATTATATACTCAGGTTGCTTGACATGTATCTGAATCCAAAAGATGGCAAAGAGCCCATGTTTAGAGCTGCTGTTCGACTTCTTCACAATCATGGAGATTCTCTGGACCCATTGCAAGTTTTAGAGGTTTTTCCCATCCTTATCTGCTTTATTggattatataagtatatagtaacaatattttatattaatgtgCAAGGCGGACTTCTATTCCTCAAGTAGATAGAACTAAATAGAGAGCTATGCTATTTTATTTACAGCGATTGTCCCCAGATATGCCTCTACAACTTGCCTCAGAAACAATATTAAGAATGCTTCGAGCTCGCATTCATCATCACAATCAAGGGCAGGTAAGATATTTTACGTATATCTTATACCATTTCTAAATCATCTTAGGACCTATAAGttctaaaacattaaaattctCTTTCAGATTGTGCACAATTTATCGCATGCTGTGGATGTTGATGCAAGTTTAGCAAGATTTGAAGAAAGGTCAAGACATGTGCAGATTAATGAAGAGACCCTTTGTGATTCTTGTCATTCCAGACTTGGTACTAAGTTATTTGCAATGTATCCAGATGATTCAGTAGTTTGCTACAAGGTTAGTGTTACAGGTGCCTCGCCTTTAAGGCCACTCtatcttttttttgtcactaatattAGTACATATGTTTTGATGGTATTAGAGGATTCCGAGTATGAACTGAAATGTTAATGGCATGAATAATAACTCGCTATCTTGAATATTGCACACATCTTCAATGTGGTTGCAGAAGAGTGCACACATTTTCAATATAGTTGCAGAAGAATGAAAATAGTTACTTAATCATAATGAAACCAATGTACAAGACATTTTTGTTTCCCTTATGCAGTGTTTCCGACGGCAAGGCGAGTCCACATCTGTAACAGGTCGGGATTTTAGAAAGGATATAATTTTTAAGTCGGGCTGGCTCGTAACACGATGACCTGTGGAAGAACACGTAAGTGTAGATGTCCGATATGTTAAGTTTGTTTCTGGCCAAGCCACTCATTTAATGTTTGAGATCAGTacaatgaaaatattttccttTATTGCAGATGAAATGTGCGATATACCATCCCTTTTTTCCTAGCTTTACAGAGTAGCATTAATACCTTCTTTGTTCCCGGATGTTTTTTTGTTCGTTCTTTAGAGATGGGTGCCCTCCCCAAGTGTACATAAACAATGACAAATAGTGTATAAACCATATACAATTGTTACCCCTCATGGTCATGTAACTAACAGAAGTAGAGATATTTTGTATCAGGTTCCTgcctttattttgtttatacaaGATTATCATGTTATAATGTATCATGGTCCATtgcatgtatatttatattaaatgttACATTCTCAACCTCTTACTAAAATAACCAAGTGTTGAGGATAACAGCAGTTTGGTTGCCAATACTATGCTCCTGGAATTTCCCGGGAGGCTACAATAATAACGTTTGTTACAGGTTCCTTCACATTTCTGGATACCTGGTCCTGGACGTTTTGTTTACAAACAATGGTATTTTTGGACGGCTGGATAGCCCAAGTTAGCATAAACAGTTGCAGCCATGGTTACAAGAAACGGGAATCGGAGCTAGTCAGACAAAAACTGTTCAGGGATTAAATTGATTAATGGAGTTTAATCAGAACGATTGATCGGACTATTAATGGGAATCaattttatattactttttaattatacatatataatatagatttatgatttcattatataattaaaaaaaacaaaatatatatcaaaaaaacgCATGATGTATACTTTttaagtattttacataattataatacataatctaataaaaagttGTATATCGtacatgattatatttttaagtaaaaGTCCAAACACAGCTGTAACAACTCGTGAGACAATTTGTGGAATTCTGGAAGTCAAGGAAAGTACAACACCTGGAAAGTATCTTGGATTACCAATGTCAGTAGGACGAAGAAAGTGTGAAGTATTTAATTTCTTAACAGATCGAGTGCGACAGAAACTGCAGAACTGGCAAAACGCAAAAATATCCAAAGCTGGTAAATGTATATTGCTGAAGAGTGCTGCACAGTCCATtccaaatttttggatgaatctTCTGCTTATTCCAGATGAAGTTTGTAAGGTGATCCAACGTCAGATGAACAGATATTGGTGGGGTAATAGCAACAATAGTAGAGGGGTATGTTGGATGGCATGGGACAGGCTCTGTACTGTTAAAGAAGCAGGAGGGCtgggatttaaaaacttacGTCAATTCAACGTTGCAATGCTAGCAAAGCAAGGTTGGCGTTTTGTAAATAATTCAAATCCTCTTGTTACGAATATTATGAAGGCAAGATATTTCCCAAACACGGATTTCTTGAATGCAACATTGGGAGACAATCCGAGTTATATGTGGAGAAGCATACTTTCAGCCAAAGATGTGATTAAACAAGGTTGTCGGAGAGGTATTGGTACAGGAGTGGACACAAATGTGTGGAATATACCCTGGCTACCTTGTAGTGATAATGGGTATCTTACATCAACTATGCAACCGGAATTAGCCCATATAAAAGTCTGTGACTTGATGGATACGCAGGAGAAAAAGTGGGACGACGACATACTAAGGGATCTTTTTAATGAAAGAGATGTTCAGCTGATACAAAATATTCCTCTGTCTTCACGAAGAACAAATGATACATGGATGTGGTTATTTGATGGAAATGGGGAGTTCACTGTTAGAAGTTGCTACCGTCAGTTGGTTGGGGAATGCAGTACAACAGATGCAACTTTCTGGAAGAAAATATGGAGCTTAGAACTGCCAGGGAAGGTTCGTTTCTTCTTATGGAGAACTTGTAGGTTCTGTTTACCAACGAATGTAGCACTCATAGAGAAAAGAGTGAATGTACCTAGTACATGTTCCTGGTGTCAAGTAGAGGATGAAACTGAGAAGCATATTCTTTTTGAGTGTCAATTTGCAAAGGCGGCATGGGAATCCATAGGCCTGGCACAGTGGAGTCACACTATACCAGAAGAATCAATTTTAGATCACTTTAGAAGGCTGGTAACAAATGCGACAAAGGAACAGTGTGTTTTGGCAGCAAGTCTATGTTGGAGTCTATGGAATCGACGTAATAACTGGGTGTGGAATCGGATTGCAGCTTCTGTATTTGGAACAACAAGTGCAGCAAATAGTTTATTGGTGAGTTGGAATTTGGCTCATCTAAAACAGACTAGGAGCACTTCGGGAACAATGAGGACGAGTATACAGCGATGGCAGCCACCACAACCGCAGTGGGTGAAGATTAATATAGATGCAGCCATATTTACGGATTTGAACAGCATAGGTGTGGGTGGAGTAATCCGAGACGAGAGGGGTCAGTTTGTGAAGGCAATGTGCAAGCAGAAGCAAGGGACGTGGTCACCTCGAGAGGCTGAAGCACTAAGCTTTAGGGAGGTTCTGTCTTGGATGAAGGAACATAGTTTCACACGATGCGTCTTCGAAACAGATTCAAAATTGTTGGCAGATGCATGTAATGGTAACCCTGGTCGATCATATTTTCATTCTATTGTTGGTGATTGTGTTGAGTTGATTAAGCAATTTGAAGATGTGCTAGTACGTTTCGTACCTAGGTCTGCGAATGAGGTCGCTCACTTGTTAGCTAGAGTGTCTCGTTCTATGTCAGATCTTAAGGAGTGGGATAGTGTTGCTCCCAACTTCCTATCAGATGTACTTTCAAGTGATTTGATTTAATGCAAGTACaagtatttcaaaaaaaaaaaaaaagtaaaagtttcataattgataaaattccaatggaataattttgatatttttttagtgttaattattcttttaattttttataaaattaaaattgataaattcaataaaaaatattttttatataataaattgagTTTTGTCTGATGAAATCGATTTTTGActgattttattgattttttttttaaaaaaaaatattattcaggACGTTTCCGTCTGAACATTAATCCTGAATAATTATCGATTTTTAGAACAGTTGGTTAACGATTTTTATATGCAAGTGTGGACAATAGAGCCGGGGAAGTATGTTTGGAAAAAGCATCTTCTACATGAGATTTGAGCTGATCAACCTTGGAATGAACAACATTGACATTCTGGGAAACAGAGAACAGACTAAAACACAATCACAAAAGACTTCATGACAGCTTGATTTCTGTGAATATATCAGTCTTGTGAAAAACAGGCCTAGCAATGTCAGGAGATACATCAGGAACAATCTCAGCAATCAGCATGAAGATCAGCCTCTTCTTGATTTCAGATGCGACTACTACGAGGTTCTAAGCATCCCTGGTTACTATGTTCTTTTGTAGTGAACAAACCGTTTCTAACATGCACTAGGAGATAAAAATCTCCTTTCTTATATCCATCTCtcctactatttttttttagtctctttgatatttttattttttagtaggCTTTGCTACACTTAGAATTTGAACAATCTTCATAAGCAGACTTATGTTTGAATTTGAAGAGATATAATTAACAGGATCCTTTTGCTTCGTGTCATATCGTAGAATTCTTTCCGGATGCTATTAGTACCTAGTTCTGAGTCTGTTTACCCGAATTATATATCCTTAAGTCcgattttcttattttatttttcaaagaatttCATACTTCTCATTCATAACTGTTTGCAGATGGTTAGCACGAGCACATTCTTTCTAAATTTCTAGCATGATTACTGGTTCAACTTCTAAAAAATCATGTCTTTTCTTTGGCTCAGTCATTTCATTTATCAATCTCGCATCTTCTAATGACTAACTCTTAGAGCTTACATGCAATGATTTAACTCTTTGTcaaatactttgaatttattTGCGTCTTTAATGATGTTCCCAATTAACTTaaatctaaataatattttggtactttaattttatattatttaaatatttgaaacttttttttcatataaacatatttcaaattaaaaggcagttaactatattttttaaacatataaaaaggatggtaaaataattttacacGAATATGAGAATATATGTGTAGTTTTAGTAAAACATAGTTGCTATATATTttactccaaaaaaaaaaagtctccATACTAATCATAATCTAATTACATcctattttatcaaaaaatatgtcATGTATAACTCTAAATTCAAAATGTTTTATTATAAGATGTTTATATTATAAGCCTCGGCAGTTATGTCTACATGCAAAATCCCAGCAGATAGATACATTTCATATTTTGTATGCTTATGTTTATACATTCAATAAGTTACCATTTGACCCCAATTCAAACTTCACAACTTCAAAAAGCAAAACAAAGCTTCAAAAACCTTCACAAATCACAACATCAAACACCAGAAACAAGCTTCAACCTTTTCTGCAATGGAGGCCGGTAACACATCTGCTGTTGTTGCTGCTGGAGATGCCCTTGTTGAACAAAGTGAAGAGGTGATGGTCCCAACTGGCGGGGGGAATCCAACATTAGGAATGGCCCATCTCATGAAACCCTTGGTTAGTGAGGACATTCTTTATTATCCTCCACCACCAACTGTACTGATAGCCTCAAACCCCAATTCTCAGAACTTGAAGAAATGGTGTTTAAAAGGGAGCAAAACAAGCCCCAAAGCAAGATGGAATCTTTGGGTGAATTCTTTGGAGCCGAGGTACGGAGAAATCTGGAGGAGAAGTGGGATCTACCAAGCAATCAAGGCCTCCACATATAGTGTCCCGAGGGACAAGATGTTGCTCTTGGGCTTTGCAGAGTTCTGGTGCTGTGATACCAATACTTTCGTTTTTCCTTGGGGTGAGGTAACCATAACTCTTGAAGATATTCTTCATTTAGGGTCTTTATCTGTTATAGGTTGCTCAATATTAACTCCCTGTGATAATGATGAATGTGGTCATGTCTATAAGTGTCTGAGAAAAGAAATCAAGCAAGTTAAACGTGATCGTGGTGGATCTGTGACTCCTTATATGTGGATAGATCATTTTGCTGTGAATACTGGTAAGGAGGTCGAGCATGAAGCCTTTCTCTTATGTTGGCTGTCAAAATTTGTGTTTGTACGCACTCAGATACTCGTGCAGGATCTAAATGTGGCGATTCATTTGTCTAGAGGCACTAGGGTTGCCCTTGCCCCTGTTGTTCTTGCttatatttatagagatatgAGTGTGCTACATAATGCAATGGGTAAGCCTGTTGAATCAGGGTCTAGAATTGGTAAGAAGTTCTTTATGTGGCACTATGATTTAGTGCAGATGTGGGTTTGGGAGAGGTTTCCGGAAATGAGTCCAAATCCTAAAGTCATAGAAAGCGGAGACCCTAGAGCAGCACGGTGGAATGGAGTCACAAAGCTGAACTTAAGTGATTACAGGACGGCCTTAAACAATGACAGCATTTTATTATTTTGGCGCCCTTATTCTCTGATTCAGAGCGGAAGTATGTTGAGCAACTTGTACAAAGATAAAGAACAGTGGGTAGTGGTGGAGTCTGATGCAGTAGAAGCTTTTGCTCGATGCTTGATAGCTTCTAACTTGAATGGATTGGGTTATACTGAACCGTATTTTCCCCAAAGAGTTGCTAGGCAATTTGGATTGGACCAAGATATTCCTCTGCTTGCTAGGAATATTGCTTTGGGCAGTTATGACAGACCTATTAGAGGTGTAAAAGTCTATATACCACCTCGAGATTTTCAGTCTGATGTCACTGCCCGATACAGTTCTTGGTGGAAGGGCCTTTTGGCTGTCAATGAGAATTATGTGAACAACAGCAACCATGAACAACAACTTTTAGCGTTGCTTCCTTGTGAACACCAGAGCAATGCAGAATCCTTCGAGGCTCCTGGTTCTCTTTCTGGTTGTGTTATGCAAAGCCTAGAAGCTGGTCCTTCAACTGCTCAACTTAATAGTCAATTGGGAAAACCTGATGGCTTTGATAAAAGGAATGATCCTGGCAATGATTCAGTATTGAgcagtgatgatgatgttgatgaagATAGTCTTACAATTACACAACTTCTCAGTCGAACTAGAAAGAGAGAGAATTTTGAGAATGCAAGGGATGTTGGTAATGAGCATGTACTGAATACTGGTACTTCAAATTTGATGGCATTGGCAATATGCCCTGACACTACTAATGGCTTAACTTGCACAAGCGAACCCCTGGAAATGAGTGTGCCTTCTTTTAAAGGTAAGAAGAGTAAATTGTCAAGTGATAAGCAAGCATGAGTTTGAAGAATATGCAGTTGTGAGTCTAGAGGATAACATTATTAATCTTGAAGAAGAACGCGGTGAGGAATCACAACACCTGGGATTCAAGGCTCGTGGTTGCAGGCTCGAAATGATTTTGGATAAGCATGGAGCAGTAGATCTGCCGGTGCTAGTTCTGCAGCCTGCAGGAAATCCTGAGAAGTAGTTCTCATTATTAAATTACTTAGCAATTAGCATTCGTTACTTTATTGCTCTCTTGGTGTATTGTTTGGAATTTTAAAAACAttgtttttaaaagattttactTTGCTTGTTTATGCTTGAGCATGACATCAAATTGTATCTTGCCTACATCTGGTTGAATTTAACACCCAACTTATACCATTAAGATTTCGGAATAATAGTGACTTTTAAATATGTGataaggtcaattgtgatgttAGATTTCTGaacaataatttaataataacttttaagtaTGTGataaggtcaattgtgatgttCTCCTTTCTTgtggtgcaatttggatcgtTTCTAATATCTCTCATTTAATTTTTAGCTTATGTATCGGTTGGGAGTTTTTCCGGACGGTTAATGAAAGGGGttttgtttgagaaaaaaaaaacatttacttcaagaatttttaaaaattgcagTAGTGTACTGATTTATTGTACCATatgtattattttcatttttcgatTTTAAAGCCGAAACCGGTCTCATTAAAATCGAACCGAGATCTTTGAAAACGAAACCATAATGAAAGTTTAGTTGCGTTtgcgatttttaatttttcaaatcgAAGATCTATGGTTCCTATTTTACCCAAAAACCGAATCAAACTTACCCGTACTCTCccctaaatatatgtatatttataaaaaaatatacatatttgtattcaaaataatacttgatattattaaaataatacctGATATCATAAtgttgtatataaatataatatatatatatatatatatatatatatataatataatatttatctaaaaatgttatattttatttttctttatttaataaaatttaaataattaattaattttgcaaGAAAATATGACATGAAATATTTTGCATGTGAAAATACTAAAAAGTTTTAAGTAAGTTAAGTGAAATTGTTTTTTGATTAACTCATT
Protein-coding regions in this window:
- the LOC108223522 gene encoding protein MAIN-LIKE 2-like gives rise to the protein MEAGNTSAVVAAGDALVEQSEEVMVPTGGGNPTLGMAHLMKPLVSEDILYYPPPPTVLIASNPNSQNLKKWCLKGSKTSPKARWNLWVNSLEPRYGEIWRRSGIYQAIKASTYSVPRDKMLLLGFAEFWCCDTNTFVFPWGEVTITLEDILHLGSLSVIGCSILTPCDNDECGHVYKCLRKEIKQVKRDRGGSVTPYMWIDHFAVNTGKEVEHEAFLLCWLSKFVFVRTQILVQDLNVAIHLSRGTRVALAPVVLAYIYRDMSVLHNAMGKPVESGSRIGKKFFMWHYDLVQMWVWERFPEMSPNPKVIESGDPRAARWNGVTKLNLSDYRTALNNDSILLFWRPYSLIQSGSMLSNLYKDKEQWVVVESDAVEAFARCLIASNLNGLGYTEPYFPQRVARQFGLDQDIPLLARNIALGSYDRPIRGVKVYIPPRDFQSDVTARYSSWWKGLLAVNENYVNNSNHEQQLLALLPCEHQSNAESFEAPGSLSGCVMQSLEAGPSTAQLNSQLGKPDGFDKRNDPGNDSVLSSDDDVDEDSLTITQLLSRTRKRENFENARDVGNEHVLNTGTSNLMALAICPDTTNGLTCTSEPLEMSVPSFKVVSLEDNIINLEEERGEESQHLGFKARGCRLEMILDKHGAVDLPVLVLQPAGNPEK